In Propionimicrobium sp. PCR01-08-3, one DNA window encodes the following:
- a CDS encoding PTS mannitol transporter subunit IICBA — MSLPDARVNKNLEGPGARARIQKFGGFLAGMIMPNIGAFIAWGLITALFIETGWIPNEKLATLVDPMIKYLLPLLIGYTGGKTVHGTRGAVIGAVATMGVVIGSDVPMFLGAMIMGPLAAWLLKKLDNALEGHIPSGFEMLIDNFSLGILGMILAILGGLGIGPVVGTLMAVLASGVGWLVNNHLLPLASVIVEPAKVLFLNNAINHGILTPLGIEQAKAAGSSILFMVESNPGPGLGLLLAFWVAGTKKVRQSVPGAVIIHLFGGIHEIFFPYVLMKPKTILATIAGAMSGLFVGGLLGAGLVGPASPGSILAWFIMTPRGGYLPMIVMFLVATAVSFAVAYLLIRGDKKKDEAAELEAEGRQADAAGQAVAEAEAGGSTASVLGSDVSKVIIACDAGMGSSVMVASQMKKKLAPYGIEVAHTPVDQIPADAQVVLTHEGLAARAIKTAPNSLVVPFSNYMGDPAFTRVEEAIRDGRRLTATGISGEPVGAAVAAGAGRGTATAASPSSAAAEDIPEHVVDVEVTEEPTTSQPVARKRKTYTLAAGVLPRENVRLGLASVSKEEAIRQAGQVLVDNGAADPQYIEGMIDRESEISTLLGEGIAIPHGTNAARAHVKHAALGFLQFPDGIDWDGKPANLVIPIASNSDEHVGVLAALATTLADPAKAERLRAATDVDEVIDLLTPENEE, encoded by the coding sequence ATGTCACTTCCTGACGCGAGAGTCAACAAGAACTTGGAAGGACCGGGCGCGAGAGCCCGGATTCAAAAATTCGGCGGGTTCCTCGCCGGCATGATCATGCCCAACATCGGGGCGTTCATCGCCTGGGGCCTGATCACCGCGCTGTTTATCGAGACCGGATGGATACCCAACGAGAAGTTGGCCACCCTGGTCGATCCCATGATCAAATACCTGCTGCCGCTGCTGATCGGCTATACCGGCGGCAAGACGGTGCACGGTACCCGCGGCGCGGTGATCGGCGCGGTCGCCACGATGGGCGTCGTGATCGGCTCGGACGTGCCGATGTTCCTTGGCGCGATGATCATGGGCCCACTGGCCGCCTGGCTGCTCAAGAAGCTTGACAATGCCCTTGAAGGCCACATTCCGTCGGGCTTCGAGATGTTGATCGACAATTTCTCGCTCGGCATTCTCGGCATGATCCTGGCCATTCTCGGCGGCCTGGGCATCGGTCCGGTCGTCGGAACCCTGATGGCCGTGCTGGCTTCGGGTGTCGGCTGGCTGGTCAACAATCATCTGTTGCCGCTGGCCTCGGTTATCGTCGAGCCCGCGAAGGTGCTCTTCCTCAACAACGCCATCAACCACGGCATTCTCACTCCGCTCGGCATCGAGCAGGCGAAGGCGGCCGGCAGCTCCATTCTCTTCATGGTGGAGTCGAACCCCGGCCCGGGCCTCGGCCTGCTGCTGGCGTTCTGGGTGGCCGGCACCAAGAAGGTCCGGCAGTCGGTTCCGGGTGCCGTCATCATTCACCTGTTCGGTGGCATCCACGAGATCTTCTTCCCGTATGTGCTGATGAAGCCCAAGACCATCCTGGCCACCATCGCCGGAGCCATGAGCGGATTGTTCGTCGGTGGCCTGCTCGGCGCCGGCCTGGTCGGCCCGGCATCTCCCGGTTCGATTCTCGCCTGGTTCATCATGACCCCGCGCGGCGGCTACCTTCCGATGATCGTCATGTTCCTGGTCGCCACAGCCGTCTCATTCGCGGTCGCCTATCTACTGATTCGCGGTGACAAGAAGAAGGACGAGGCGGCTGAGCTCGAGGCCGAAGGCCGGCAGGCGGACGCCGCCGGGCAGGCCGTCGCAGAAGCGGAAGCGGGCGGCAGTACTGCGTCCGTGCTGGGCAGTGATGTCAGCAAGGTCATCATCGCCTGCGACGCCGGCATGGGGTCCTCGGTGATGGTCGCCAGCCAGATGAAGAAGAAGCTGGCGCCCTACGGCATCGAAGTGGCTCACACCCCGGTCGATCAGATACCGGCGGACGCCCAGGTCGTGCTCACGCACGAAGGTTTGGCGGCGCGAGCCATCAAGACCGCACCGAATTCACTGGTCGTGCCGTTCAGCAACTACATGGGCGATCCGGCCTTCACCCGGGTCGAAGAGGCCATCCGCGACGGACGCAGGCTCACCGCCACCGGCATCAGCGGAGAACCCGTCGGCGCGGCCGTAGCCGCCGGAGCCGGACGGGGAACCGCCACTGCGGCAAGCCCGTCGTCCGCAGCAGCCGAAGACATTCCCGAGCATGTCGTCGATGTCGAGGTCACCGAAGAGCCCACCACCTCGCAGCCGGTCGCCCGCAAGCGCAAGACCTACACGCTGGCGGCCGGCGTCCTGCCCCGGGAGAACGTGCGGCTCGGATTGGCCTCGGTCTCCAAAGAAGAGGCGATCCGGCAGGCCGGTCAGGTGCTCGTCGACAATGGAGCGGCCGATCCGCAATACATTGAGGGCATGATCGACCGCGAATCCGAGATCTCCACCCTGCTGGGGGAGGGCATCGCGATTCCGCACGGCACCAACGCCGCCCGCGCGCACGTGAAGCACGCCGCGCTCGGCTTCCTGCAATTCCCCGATGGCATCGACTGGGACGGCAAGCCCGCCAACCTGGTGATTCCCATCGCGTCCAACAGCGACGAACATGTCGGCGTGCTGGCGGCCCTGGCCACCACGCTGGCGGATCCGGCCAAGGCCGAGCGGCTGCGCGCCGCAACCGATGTAGACGAGGTCATCGACCTGCTGACCCCAGAAAACGAGGAGTGA
- a CDS encoding phosphoglyceromutase: MTYKLILLRHGESEWNSLNLFTGWVDVDLSEKGVAEAKHGGELLAEQALLPDKLHTSLLRRAIHTAYLALDNCDRHWIPVERSWRLNERHYGALQGLNKADTLEKYGETQFMQWRRSYDVPPPNLDEDAEYSQFHDLRYADIPEAERPRTECLKDVVARMLPYWESSIKPDLAEGKTVLVAAHGNSLRALVKHLDQISDEDIAGLNIPTGIPLFYELDDNFEPVTRGGRYLDPEAAEAGQKAVASQGKK, from the coding sequence ATGACCTACAAGCTCATCCTGCTCCGCCACGGCGAGAGCGAATGGAACTCCCTCAACCTGTTCACCGGCTGGGTGGATGTCGATCTGTCAGAGAAGGGCGTCGCGGAGGCCAAGCACGGCGGCGAGTTGCTGGCCGAGCAGGCCCTGCTGCCCGACAAGCTGCACACCTCGTTGCTGCGCCGCGCGATCCACACCGCCTACCTCGCCCTCGACAACTGCGACCGGCACTGGATTCCGGTGGAACGCTCCTGGCGGCTCAACGAGCGCCATTACGGTGCGCTGCAGGGCCTGAACAAGGCCGACACCTTGGAAAAGTACGGCGAGACCCAGTTCATGCAGTGGCGCCGCAGCTACGACGTGCCGCCGCCAAACCTCGACGAGGATGCCGAATACTCGCAGTTCCATGATCTGCGCTATGCCGACATCCCCGAGGCCGAGCGTCCGCGCACCGAGTGCCTCAAGGATGTCGTGGCCCGCATGCTGCCGTACTGGGAGTCGTCCATCAAGCCCGACCTGGCCGAGGGCAAGACGGTGCTGGTGGCTGCGCACGGCAATTCGCTGCGGGCGCTGGTCAAGCACCTCGACCAGATCTCGGACGAAGACATCGCCGGGCTCAACATTCCGACCGGCATTCCGCTGTTCTATGAGCTGGACGACAACTTCGAGCCGGTCACCAGAGGCGGACGCTACCTCGACCCCGAGGCCGCTGAGGCGGGCCAGAAGGCCGTCGCGAGCCAGGGCAAGAAGTAG
- a CDS encoding SDR family oxidoreductase translates to MTTSTDDRKIAVVTGASSGIGAASARALAGEGFTVFCAARRIDRLTELADEIGGVAIACDVTDQAQVDALAEAVGPRCDVLLNNAGGAFGQDPIETADVADWEQMYQINVAGSLRVTQALLGAIEQAHGAVIFITSTAAETAYEGGAGYCGAKSAERSMAGSLRLELAGRPVRVCEISPGMVRTDEFSLVRFEGDQAKADAVYAGVDQPLVAEDIAECVRWIATLSEYVNIDRLVIRPRAQASNWKVARS, encoded by the coding sequence ATGACTACATCCACAGATGACCGGAAGATCGCTGTCGTTACGGGCGCATCCAGCGGCATCGGGGCCGCGAGCGCCAGGGCTCTGGCCGGTGAGGGCTTCACAGTCTTCTGCGCTGCGCGGCGCATTGATCGTCTCACCGAACTCGCGGACGAGATCGGTGGCGTGGCCATCGCCTGCGATGTCACCGACCAGGCTCAGGTCGACGCTCTCGCCGAAGCCGTCGGGCCGCGCTGCGACGTGCTGCTGAACAATGCGGGAGGCGCCTTCGGGCAGGATCCCATCGAGACGGCCGATGTTGCCGACTGGGAGCAGATGTACCAGATCAACGTCGCCGGTTCGCTACGCGTCACTCAAGCGCTGTTGGGCGCCATCGAGCAGGCGCACGGCGCGGTCATCTTCATCACCTCCACCGCCGCCGAGACGGCCTACGAGGGTGGCGCGGGCTACTGCGGGGCGAAATCTGCCGAGCGCTCGATGGCGGGATCCTTGCGCCTGGAGCTGGCCGGGCGTCCGGTCAGGGTGTGCGAGATCAGCCCCGGCATGGTGCGGACCGACGAGTTCTCGCTGGTACGTTTCGAGGGCGATCAGGCCAAGGCGGACGCCGTCTATGCCGGGGTCGACCAGCCGCTGGTCGCCGAGGACATCGCCGAATGCGTGCGCTGGATCGCCACCTTGTCCGAATACGTGAACATCGATCGCCTGGTGATCAGGCCGAGGGCCCAGGCGTCCAACTGGAAGGTCGCGAGGAGCTAG
- a CDS encoding type II toxin-antitoxin system prevent-host-death family antitoxin, with product MSITVNVQEAKTRPSELLHRAEAGEEVVIARAGKAVVRIEPVTPRQRDFSRPALPGLPSFDESQFLDPMPEDELRSWEQGHGDDPLTTRIAPEGGAR from the coding sequence ATGAGCATCACCGTGAACGTTCAAGAGGCGAAGACCCGACCATCAGAGCTGCTTCACCGTGCAGAAGCTGGTGAAGAAGTGGTGATCGCCCGCGCCGGGAAGGCCGTTGTACGGATTGAACCGGTGACTCCACGGCAACGGGATTTCAGTAGACCTGCCCTTCCCGGACTGCCGTCATTTGACGAGTCCCAGTTTCTTGATCCGATGCCGGAAGACGAGCTTCGATCGTGGGAACAGGGACACGGTGATGATCCTCTGACAACGCGGATCGCTCCGGAAGGCGGAGCGCGGTGA
- a CDS encoding multidrug efflux SMR transporter — MSWFILILSGLMETAWATALAHSDGFRNVKMVVIFLVALVLSMVGLGFALRSLPVGTAYAVWTGIGAIGTATLGMVFFGDPVTAGRIVCLVLIVSGIVGLKLLG, encoded by the coding sequence ATGTCGTGGTTCATCCTGATTCTTTCCGGCCTGATGGAGACCGCTTGGGCGACCGCTCTGGCGCACAGCGACGGCTTCCGCAACGTCAAGATGGTTGTGATTTTCCTGGTGGCCCTGGTGCTATCGATGGTCGGGCTGGGTTTCGCTCTCAGAAGCCTGCCGGTCGGTACGGCCTATGCGGTCTGGACCGGAATCGGCGCCATCGGTACGGCGACGCTGGGCATGGTCTTCTTCGGAGATCCCGTGACCGCCGGCAGGATCGTCTGCTTGGTGCTGATCGTCAGCGGAATCGTCGGCCTGAAACTGCTGGGCTGA
- a CDS encoding biotin/lipoyl-containing protein, producing MRLKMTVNGTEYVVDVEAEQEVRQVPAPIVIGGGPMSAPTHQTASVPGSAANAITAPLAGSVARILVKEGDKVDAGQVVIVLEAMKMETEITAPNAGTVDSILVDVREAVQGGQALVTLA from the coding sequence ATGCGTCTCAAGATGACAGTCAACGGCACCGAGTACGTCGTTGATGTTGAAGCTGAGCAGGAGGTCCGGCAGGTTCCGGCTCCGATCGTGATCGGTGGTGGACCGATGTCTGCGCCCACCCACCAGACCGCTTCGGTGCCCGGCTCGGCCGCCAACGCGATCACCGCGCCGCTCGCCGGTTCGGTGGCCCGCATCCTCGTGAAGGAGGGCGACAAGGTCGATGCCGGCCAGGTCGTCATCGTTCTCGAGGCCATGAAGATGGAGACCGAGATCACGGCGCCGAATGCCGGTACCGTCGACTCCATCTTGGTGGACGTCCGCGAGGCCGTCCAAGGTGGTCAGGCTCTGGTCACTCTCGCCTGA
- a CDS encoding acyl-CoA carboxylase subunit beta, producing MAKQNTMEERLAHLNEERARVIAGGGEARIEKQHDKGKLTARERIDAFTDPGSFIETGAFRKNRTTAFGMDKADMPADGVVTGHASVMGRPVYIASQDFTVVGGSAGEVHNTKVTETMENALTNGAPFVFINDSGGARVQEGIDSLSGYGKVFFANVELSGVVPQISIIAGPCAGGAVYSPALTDFIIQTRKAHMFITGPDVIKQVTGEVVTQDALGGADAHQSISGVTDFIADNDEQALLIAQKILSFLPQNNAEEPPVLYPDDNVELQPELRDVVPIEGNKGYDVRDVIGKLVDYGDFLEVKAGYATNMVTGFGRIVGRSVGFIANQPKSMSGVLDINASDKAARFIRICDAYNIPVINLVDVPGFLPGVAQEHGGIIRHGAKMLFAYSAATVPKITVVLRKAYGGSYLAMCSKELGADKVFAWPSAEIAVMGADGAAAVVFRKEIKSAEDPEAKRAELVQAYRDEFATPFASAAHGYVDDIIDPADTRRQIATALALSANKRTQRPPKKHGIFPV from the coding sequence ATGGCTAAGCAAAACACCATGGAAGAGCGCCTGGCGCACCTCAACGAGGAGCGCGCACGCGTGATAGCCGGTGGTGGCGAGGCGCGCATCGAGAAGCAGCACGACAAGGGCAAGCTGACCGCTCGTGAGCGGATCGACGCCTTCACCGACCCCGGCTCGTTCATCGAAACCGGCGCGTTCCGCAAGAACCGCACCACGGCTTTCGGTATGGACAAGGCCGATATGCCGGCCGATGGCGTGGTCACCGGTCATGCATCGGTGATGGGACGCCCGGTCTACATCGCCAGCCAGGACTTCACTGTCGTGGGTGGCTCGGCCGGCGAGGTGCACAACACCAAGGTCACCGAGACGATGGAAAACGCGCTGACCAACGGCGCGCCTTTCGTCTTCATCAATGACTCGGGTGGCGCGCGCGTCCAAGAGGGCATCGATTCGCTGTCCGGCTACGGCAAGGTCTTCTTCGCCAACGTCGAGTTGTCCGGTGTCGTGCCGCAGATCTCGATCATCGCCGGCCCCTGCGCCGGTGGCGCGGTCTACAGCCCGGCGCTGACCGACTTCATCATCCAGACCCGCAAGGCCCACATGTTCATCACCGGGCCCGATGTCATCAAGCAGGTCACCGGTGAGGTCGTCACCCAGGACGCCCTGGGCGGTGCCGATGCTCACCAGTCGATCTCGGGTGTCACCGATTTCATCGCGGACAACGATGAGCAGGCGCTGCTGATCGCCCAGAAGATCCTGAGCTTCCTGCCGCAGAACAACGCGGAGGAGCCTCCGGTTCTCTACCCGGACGACAACGTCGAACTCCAGCCCGAGCTGCGCGACGTCGTTCCGATCGAGGGCAACAAGGGCTACGACGTGCGCGATGTCATCGGCAAGCTCGTCGACTACGGCGACTTCCTCGAAGTCAAGGCCGGCTATGCCACCAACATGGTGACCGGTTTCGGACGCATCGTCGGGCGCTCGGTCGGCTTCATCGCCAACCAGCCGAAGTCGATGTCGGGTGTGCTCGACATCAACGCCTCGGACAAGGCAGCCCGGTTCATCCGCATCTGCGATGCCTACAACATCCCGGTGATCAACCTGGTCGACGTACCCGGCTTCCTGCCCGGCGTCGCTCAGGAGCACGGCGGCATCATCCGCCACGGCGCCAAGATGCTGTTCGCTTACTCAGCTGCCACCGTGCCGAAGATCACGGTCGTGCTGCGCAAGGCCTACGGCGGCTCGTACCTCGCCATGTGCTCCAAGGAACTGGGCGCTGACAAGGTGTTTGCCTGGCCGAGCGCCGAGATCGCAGTGATGGGTGCCGACGGCGCCGCGGCGGTGGTCTTCCGCAAGGAGATCAAGTCCGCCGAGGATCCCGAGGCCAAGCGGGCCGAGTTGGTGCAGGCCTACCGCGATGAGTTTGCGACGCCGTTCGCCTCTGCCGCCCACGGCTATGTGGACGACATCATCGATCCTGCCGACACCCGCCGTCAGATCGCGACCGCTCTGGCCTTGTCCGCGAACAAGCGCACTCAGCGTCCGCCCAAGAAGCACGGCATTTTCCCGGTCTAG